Proteins from a single region of Scleropages formosus chromosome 24, fSclFor1.1, whole genome shotgun sequence:
- the mki67 gene encoding proliferation marker protein Ki-67 isoform X3: protein MPLHGKLVVLKRSGRDGTELPLTATCVFGRAPECDIRIQVPEVSKEHCRIELNENKEVILTNLSLVNPTRINGKVIQQSKRLNHGDVITVIGRSFRFEYAPEPTPKKKREFTTVCETLQDQQLKDPPGPQESEQKEQSCLKDGTNTANLQSSKDQCIGDAENETFSPGLEQENPSEKECVSPFCELYQMIKQNFSTKSPWKPARGVQLKTLTSRRECQKSVQGEVDADECTPAPNEYLPKSATPKSIRQCGKLNTILTSENTGLSLSVDNMSASPARKKVEDASQQAVTPAQQTVKKGRHSCQSPAQQPKTPVILEDQPMTASQMKTPKRFSTEEVVQQILSQDTSAEVHNVSIEKSLDGTKTRRSKGANSESTPSQCAALTPVTQSGSPSPAHRFSSGSAQARGQNAESSSEVISGFSPKPKVTDSSLRTSPRTAGKKLSVSDVLCELESAAPSSGGKKGDKSSSGKKRKSGDLISELPQPKRKRVSFGGQLSPELFDKRLPPNSPLRKGATPGRRSLSMLKKQQSLLRRASAIGLIQEVHADRSGSKSPVCPEKKTFIKGVSSRSRTPSPVKKSSSSKAKTPSPSSQRSSKMKPEALPKNCEAERSPNHKSSSTTVKSSLQNRCLSSSEADFLSLEKKKSSLPVSQTSISVSSENVATQLQSRGTPCSRKSLGTEQKPSSKTTSPDRKSLSINDFLSGQTSTVRGRFSVSRIETPSPVADKSVAASESIASEVSGFVTPKVPLRRKSLKSSKKTPKSLQKSALEIFRRRKSGASRANLNVLSSWADIVKFGASKPQAGVVAKKQKTRGKAVKKAVILKPKTPAQKIKDHFSTGHAASPATIVVGKAHLRTVMPAGCAPKLVPNVVLLKNMKVNEDLTGVAEMFSTPVNLRQKTIEARVHHFPKTPQDVPGLTSAEVSVMKTPEETGEMLVSPLSVVNMAKQGSYNDEAVLRLFSDDQEFNFTCDDSVRRKSERLANANVHDSETNPVRYTKQVAVIGRKIKTPKLKHEAVMPLTGVKRLKTPKQKMQQVEDLRGIKMLLKTPKDPKMNEELSLIAVKKLLKTPKVKGQPVEDMIGIQRLMKTPKTKTPPLICTTGMKRLMCTPKPKSKPVEDLVGVKRLMRTPKQKNEPVEDMVGVKRLMQTPRQKNEPVEDMVGVKRLMQTPRQKNKPVEDMVGVKRLMRTPKQKGKPVESKFGIAKLMKSPRQKAAATVEDYTGLQELMQDPVEYYVKADMVSENPSLSDHGKVLTCADTAIISEQPVKLFKDVQSDDPKKIARRRPTETVDDIEGCSTAMSSDSVLPNVRPKRGTKVSHGHSSTLKVEVNKDRVASPAKPTRGRKAKPVEEFIKDEAARNLSQNMTNHLSKQCDEGDTSTQVLSPKSIAPVQAFVKGRCTRKAAVILENLSCSGPVRKIGSTLKVEVNQDRAASPAKLTRGRKAKPVEEFIKDEAARNLGQNMTNHLSKQCDEGDTSTQVLSPKSIAPVQAFVKGRCTRKAAVILENLSCSGPVRKIGSTLKVEVNQDRVASPAKLTRGRKAKPVEEFIKDEAARNLGQNMTNHLSKQCDEGDTSTQVLSPKSIAPVQAFVKGRCTRKAAVILENLSCSGPVRKIGSTLKVEVNQDRVASPAKLTRGRKAKPVEEFMKDQAARNLPSSGPVRKIGRGKMAKQSGEQKVILETIIKAECVEALPPSLPEVTEDQKHVNLSLGTKSNRGRKVKLDTKDGSSSEHSLEISIGQQKDANSDNVATELQLPTSVVKCRRGRLASTVVKNTEQPSLVEPPSKRTRHGAIDFTSQAAIPSVPSSRPEQASKVAKSLDVVEGTTCVQPETFVECETKSVKKTRGSRKTGKILDSRIVNIAVGTPSKGHETPLPLVDPSVSDDIAIEIPKKVNKKGKATSQSKSNKANRTSVEEAIDMNAEGGQDISKKAVTWSKEVHGETAEPLDVERQEAANHLLKTRRGRVVKKGNSQVREPPEPVSEDAARFEKAARPLRKSRVSNLKPSQPGTDIDVPAAKQGTRRKLASEEMSKELPLDAESFAESSKTSLTSKWTRRKAPNVEVKTEANTDKRSRASAKKAEKALEDVPTADVPQPVTRGRKRVGQHIIPLPEPESSERKSLDKEDSGITESTAKASNPETRRRGKSQTKPDAPSATEARPVRCRKRK from the exons ATGCCTCTCCATGGAAAATTAGTTGTTCTTAAAAGGAGTGGACGAGATGGTACTGAATTACCCCTCACAGCAACATGTGTGTTTGGGAG ggcACCCGAATGTGATATTCGAATCCAGGTACCAGAAGTGTCAAAAGAACATTGCAGGATTGAattgaatgaaaataaagaa GTTATTTTAACAAATCTGAGTTTGGTTAATCCTACTCGTATCAATGGAAAGGTTATTCAGCAGTCAAAACGTTTGAATCATGGAGATGTTATAACAGTTATTGGACGTTCTTTTAG GTTTGAATATGCTCCAGAACCAACcccaaagaaaaagagagagttTACAACTGTGTGTGAAACTCTTCAG GATCAACAGTTGAAAGATCCACCTGGCCCTCAAGAGTCTGAACaaaaag agCAGTCTTGTTTGAAAGATGGGACAAATACTGCAAATTTACAATCTTCAAAGGACCAGTGCATTGGTGATGCAGAAAATGAGACTTTTAGCCCTGGACTGGAACAGGAAAATCCCAGTgaaaaagagtgtgtttctcCTTTCTGTGAACTTTATCAAATGATTAAACAGAATTTCAGTACAAAGTCACCATGGAAACCAGCAAGAGGAGTACAACTGAAGACTCTGACATCAAGACGCGAGTGTCAGAAATCTGTTCAAGGAGAGGTGGATGCAGATGAATGTACTCCAGCACCAAATGAATATTTGCCAAAATCTGCAACCCCAAAATCCATCCGACAATGCGGCAAGCTGAACACAATTTTAACGTCTGAGAACACTGGGTTGTCCCTCTCCGTGGACAACATGTCAGCAAGCCCAGCCAGGAAGAAAGTAGAAGATGCCTCACAACAAGCGGTTACTCCAGCTCAGCAGACTGTTAAGAAAGGCAGGCACTCATGTCAGTCACCTGCACAGCAACCAAAAACTCCTGTTATTTTGGAAGATCAGCCAATGACAGCCTCTCAGATGAAAACTCCTAAGAGGTTCAGTACTGaagaggtggtgcagcagatctTGTCTCAGGATACATCTGCTGAGGTGCATAATGTTAGTATTGAGAAGTCCTTGGATGGGACTAAAACAAGGAGAAGCAAGGGAGCTAATTCTGAATCGACTCCAAGCCAGTGTGCTGCCTTGACCCCAGTTACACAAAGTGGGTCTCCCTCTCCAGCACACCGTTTCAGCTCTGGCTCAGCTCAAGCCCGTGGACAGAATGCAGAATCATCATCTGAAGTTATCTCAGGGTTCTCTCCAAAGCCTAAGGTGACAGACAGTTCTCTAAGGACCTCACCCAGAACTGCAGGGAAAAAACTAAGCGTTTCAGATGTACTATGTGAACTTGAGTCGGCAGCGCCATctagtgggggaaaaaaag gtgACAAGTCATCCTCCGGTAAGAAACGTAAAAGTGGGGACCTCATAAGCGAACTGCCTCAGCCGAAGAGGAAAAGGGTTTCATTTGGTGGTCAGTTGAGTCCCGAGTTGTTTGATAAGCGTCTTCCACCAAACTCTCCTTTGCGCAAAGGGGCCACACCAGGCAGGCGGAGCCTGTCTATGCTGAAGAAGCAACAGTCCCTCTTAAGAAGAGCATCCGCTATTGGTCTGATCCAG GAGGTGCATGCTGACCGCTCAGGTTCAAAAAGTCCTGTGTGTCCAGAGAAGAAAACCTTCATCAAAGGTGTTTCTTCTAGAAGCAGGACTCCTTCACCTGTTAAGAAGTCTTCTAGCTCAAAAGCTAAAACTCCATCTCCAAGTAGCCAGAGGTCCTCAAAGATGAAACCTGAAGCTCTGCCCAAAAACTGTGAAGCTGAGCGATCTCCAAATCATAAGTCCTCATCTACCACTGTTAAGAGTTCATTGCAGAATAGATGTCTGTCCTCTTCTGAAGCAGACTTTTTGTCATTGGAGAAAAAGAAATCCTCTCTGCCTGTGTCTCAGACTTCCATATCGGTCTCATCTGAAAATGTAGCTACCCAGCTCCAGTCTAGAGGAACACCATGTAGTAGGAAGTCCCTAGGCACTGAACAAAAGCCTTCATCCAAAACCACATCTCCTGACAGAAAATCTCTGTCCATAAATGATTTCCTGTCTGGTCAAACCTCAACCGTACGAGGCCGGTTTTCTGTGTCACGAATAGAAACTCCATCACCTGTGGCTGATAAGAGTGTTGCTGCTTCAGAAAGCATTGCATCTGAAGTTTCTGGTTTTGTAACTCCAAAAGTTCCACTGCGGAGAAAAAGCCTTAAGTCTTCAAAGAAAACGCCGAAAAGTTTACAGAAGAGTGCTCTTGAAATTTTTCGTCGCAGGAAAAGTGGAGCTTCGCGTGCAAATCTGAACG TTTTGAGTTCCTGGGCTGATATTGTTAAATTTGGTGCCAGCAAACCTCAGGCTGGTGTTGTAGCCAAAAAGCAGAAGACAAGAGGAAAAGCTGTCAAGAAAGCTGTAATCCTAAAACCAAAG ACACCTGCTCAGAAAATCAAGGACCATTTTAGTACTGGACATGCGGCATCTCCAGCTACAATTGTTGTTGGGAAGGCCCATTTGAGGACTGTGATGCCAGCAGGGTGCGCTCCAAAACTTGTGCCCAATGTTGTCTTACTCAAGAACATGAAAGTGAATGAAGATTTAACAG GAGTTGCAGAAATGTTCAGTACTCCTGTGAATTTAAGGCAGAAGACAATTGAAGCTAGGGTCCACCATTTCCCGAAAACCCCACAGGATGTTCCTGGTTTAACTTCAGCTGAAGTTTCTGTAATGAAAACCCCTGAAGAAACAG gaGAAATGCTTGTGTCTCCCTTAAGTGTTGTTAATATGGCAAAGCAAGGAAGTTACAACGATGAAGCAGTTCTTCGACTCTTCTCTGATGATCAAGAGTTTAATTTTACGTGTGATGATTCTGTcagaagaaaaagtgaaagactgGCAAATGCAAACGTTCATGATTCTGAAACAAATCCTGTCCGATATACGAAGCAGGTTGCTGTCatagggagaaaaataaaaacaccaaaacTAAAGCATGAAGCAGTCATGCCTCTGACAGGAGTCAAGAGACTTAAAACTCCAAAACAGAAGATGCAACAAGTGGAAGATCTAAGGGGcattaaaatgcttttgaaaacacCTAAAGATCCAAAGATGAATGAAGAACTAAGCCTAATAGCGGTGAAGAAACTGTTAAAGACCCCTAAGGTCAAGGGTCAACCAGTAGAAGACATGATTGGAATTCAGAGATTGATGAAAACACCTAAGACAAAGACTCCTCCACTAATTTGTACAACCGGTATGAAAAGACTGATGTGTACACCAAAACCAAAAAGCAAACCTGTTGAAGACCTGGTTGGAGTGAAGAGATTGATGAGGACTCCAAAGCAGAAGAATGAACCTGTAGAAGATATGGTTGGAGTGAAGAGACTGATGCAAACTCCCAGGCAGAAGAATGAACCTGTTGAAGACATGGTTGGAGTAAAGAGACTGATGCAAACTCCcaggcagaagaataaacctgTCGAAGATATGGTTGGAGTGAAGAGACTGATGAGGACTCCAAAGCAGAAGGGGAAGCCTGTTGAAAGTAAATTTGGAattgctaaattaatgaaatcaCCGAGGCAGAAGGCAGCTGCTACAGTTGAAGATTATACAGGATTGCAAGAGCTAATGCAGGATCCAGTGGAATATTATGTTAAAGCAGACATG GTTTCTGAAAATCCATCTTTATCTGACCATGGAAAGGTTTTGACATGTGCTG aTACAGCGATAATCTCTGAGCAACCAGTGAAATTGTTTAAGGATGTTCAAAGTGATGATCCTAAGAAAATTGCAAGGAGACGACCTACTGAAACTGTTGATGACATTGAAGGCTGTAGTACAGCAATGAGCAGTGATTCAGTTTTGCCTAATGTCAGACCGAAGAGAGGGACCAAAGTCTCTCATGGTCATTCCTCTACTCTGAAGGTAGAGGTCAACAAAGATAGAGTTGCATCTCCAGCTAAACCTACAAGAGGACGAAAGGCAAAGCCTGTTGAGGAATTCATAAAGGACGAGGCAGCCAGAAATCTTAGTCAAAATATGACCAATCATTTGTCAAAACAGTGTGATGAAGGAGACACGAGCACACAGGTGTTAAGCCCAAAATCCATTGCTCCAGTTCAGGCCTTTGTGAAAGGGAGGTGCACTAGAAAGGCTGCTGTCATTCTTGAAAATCTTTCTTGCTCAGGTCCTGTCAGAAAAATTGGTTCTACCCTGAAGGTAGAGGTCAACCAGGACAGAGCTGCATCTCCAGCTAAACTTACAAGAGGACGAAAGGCAAAGCCTGTTGAGGAATTCATAAAGGACGAGGCAGCCAGAAATCTTGGTCAAAATATGACCAATCATTTGTCAAAACAGTGTGATGAAGGAGACACGAGCACACAGGTGTTAAGCCCAAAATCCATTGCTCCAGTTCAGGCCTTTGTGAAAGGGAGGTGCACTAGAAAGGCTGCTGTCATTCTTGAAAATCTTTCTTGCTCAGGTCCTGTCAGAAAAATTGGTTCTACCCTGAAGGTAGAGGTCAACCAGGACAGAGTTGCATCTCCAGCTAAACTTACAAGAGGACGAAAGGCAAAGCCTGTTGAGGAATTCATAAAGGACGAGGCAGCCAGAAATCTTGGTCAAAATATGACCAATCATTTGTCAAAACAGTGTGATGAAGGAGACACAAGCACACAGGTGTTAAGCCCAAAATCCATTGCTCCAGTTCAGGCCTTTGTGAAAGGGAGGTGCACTAGAAAGGCTGCTGTCATTCTTGAAAATCTTTCTTGCTCAG GTCCTGTCAGAAAAATTGGTTCTACCCTGAAGGTAGAGGTCAACCAGGACAGAGTTGCATCTCCAGCTAAACTTACAAGAGGACGAAAGGCAAAGCCTGTTGAGGAATTCATGAAGGACCAGGCAGCCAGAAATCTTCCTTCCTCAGGTCCTGTCAGAAAAATTGGCAGAGGAAAAATGGCAAAGCAATCTGGTGAACAGAAAGTAATTTTGGAGACCATTATTAAGGCAGAATGTGTGGAAGCACTTCCTCCAAGTCTTCCAGAAGTAACTGAAGATCAAAAGCATGTTAATCTGTCTCTTGGGACAAAGTCAAATCGGGGAAGGAAGGTTAAACTTGACACGAAAGATGGTAGCTCTTCAGAGCACAGTTTGGAAATCAGTATTGGACAACAGAAAGATGCAAATTCTGACAATGTGGCCACTGAACTCCAACTTCCCActtctgttgtgaaatgtaGACGTGGGAGGCTGGCAAGCACTGTTGTGAAGAATACAGAGCAGCCATCACTTGTGGAACCCCCTTCAAAAAGAACACGCCATGGTGCCATTGATTTTACCTCACAGGCTGCCATTCCTTCTGTGCCTTCTTCAAGGCCTGAGCAAGCGAGTAAGGTAGCAAAAAGTCTGGATGTTGTTGAAGGAACAACTTGTGTTCAGCCTGAAACCTTTGTAGAATGTGAAACAAAGTCTGTCAAGAAGACCAGGGGATCTCGGAAAACTGGCAAGATTTTGGACTCTCGTATTGTCAACATTGCTGTCGGCACACCTTCTAAAGGGCACGAAACTCCACTCCCATTAGTTGATCCCTCAGTGTCAGATGACATTGCCATAGAAATTCCAAAGAAAGTGAATAAGAAAGGAAAGGCTACTTCACAAAGTAAATCTAACAAAGCTAATCGGACTTCTGTTGAAGAAGCCATTGACATGAACGCTGAAGGGGGACAAGACATTTCAAAGAAAGCAGTGACTTGGTCCAAAGAAGTACATGGAGAAACTGCAGAGCCTCTGGATGTGGAAAGGCAAGAAGCTGCCAATCATCTACTGAAGACCCGCAGAGGAAGGGTGGTCAAAAAAGGTAACTCCCAGGTGAGGGAGCCTCCTGAACCTGTGTCAGAGGATGCTGCAAGGTTTGAGAAGGCAGCTAGGCCTTTGAGGAAATCGCGAGTTAGCAACTTAAAACCTAGCCAGCCTGGAACTGATATAGATGTTCCTGCTGCAAAACAAGGCACAAGGCGAAAACTGGCATCTGAAGAGATGAGTAAAGAGCTGCCATTAGATGCAGAATCATTTGCAGAATCCTCAAAGACTTCCTTAACCTCAAAATGGACAAGAAGGAAGGCTCCTAATGTTGAAGTTAAAACTGAGGCCAATACTGATAAGAGAAGTAGAGCCTCTGCAAAGAAGGCAGAGAAAGCACTTGAAGATGTGCCAACAGCAGATGTCCCGCAGCCTGTCACTAGGGGTCGAAAAAGAGTAGGCCAGCACATCATTCCGTTACCAGAACCTGAAAGTAGCGAAAGGAAATCTTTGGACAAAGAAGATTCAGGGATTACAGAATCTACAG CAAAAGCAAGCAACCCAGAAACTCGCAGAAGAGgaaaatcacaaacaaaaccTGATGCTCCAAGTGCCACAGAAGCGAGGCCAGTTAGATGCAGAAAGCGTAAATAG